One region of Purpureocillium takamizusanense chromosome 4, complete sequence genomic DNA includes:
- a CDS encoding uncharacterized protein (EggNog:ENOG503NUSY~COG:E), with the protein MPSILALARRAVVRPLGLYVAKLTYYTTAAVATPRLPGVIEPSAQELANKRLDARNLEKAVRHVHRDGLVVVNGLAPHAELDTLNARMVEDALVLQARGEKGPFNYNQGNLQLDAPPVSEFFFPSIFANSIATQITSSVLGPRPQWTFCSANAAMPPPLPSGASAQRQPVHADADFAFPSHPFALVVNVPLVAMDARNGSTEVWLGTHTQDASAQEGAHGERASGRIKESLLRDGGFEPVQPSVDKGAVVIRDLRLWHAGMPNWSADVRIMLAMIHFAPWYRNRMRLELSEDVKPLLEQLETRGELGLEVPVDWVTREEALGRYMNRGFGNSYDFDQEA; encoded by the exons ATGCCGTCCATCTTGGCGCTGGCACGTCGCGCTGTAGTGCGGCCGCTCGGCCTTTACGTTGCCAAGTTGACTTATTacacgaccgccgccgtcgcaacGCCTCGCCTCCCAGGCGTCATCGAGCCGTcggcgcaggagctcgcCAACAAGCGTCTCGACGCGCGCAACCTCGAGAAAGCCGTCCGCCACGTCCATCGCGATGGGCTCGTCGTGGTTAATGGGCTTGCCCCCCACGCCGAGCTGGACACGCTCAACGCCCGGatggtcgaggacgcgctcgtGCTGCAGGCCCGTGGCGAGAAGGGCCCGTTCAACTACAACCAGGGCAACTTGCAGCtggacgcgccgcccgtgtcCGAGTTTTTCTTTCCGTCCATCTTTGCCA ACAGCATCGCCACGCAAATCACCTCGTCTGTCCTTGGACCGCGTCCGCAATGGACCTTTTGCTcggccaacgccgccatgcccccgccgctgccgtccggCGCGTCTGCGCAGAGACAGCCCGTCCACGCGGACGCCGACTTCGCGTTCCCGTCGCACCCGTttgcgctcgtcgtcaacgtgccgctcgtcgccatggatGCGCGGAATGGCTCCACAGAGGTTTGGCTCGGGACGCACACGCAAGACGCGTCCGCGCAGGAAGGCGCccacggcgagcgagcgagcgggcgcatCAAAGAGTCGTTGCTGAGGGACGGTGGCTTTGAGCCGGTGCAGCCGAGCGTTGACAAGGGCGCGGTGGTGATTCGCGATCTGAGGCTGTGGCATGCGGGGATGCCGAACTGGTCGGCGGATGTGCGCATCATGTTGGCCATGATTCACTTTGCGCCGTGGTATAGGAACCGCATGAGGCTGGAGCTGAGCGAGGACGTAAAGCCCCTCCTCGAGCAGTTGGAGACGAGAGGCGAGTTGGGGCTTGAGGTGCCCGTGGACTGGGTGACACGGGAGGAGGCGTTGGGGAGATATATGAATCGCGGCTTTGGGAATAGCTATGACTTTGATCAGGAGGCCTAG
- a CDS encoding uncharacterized protein (EggNog:ENOG503P4GQ) — protein MPRVYNKEGDEVRPVCGLCSSKGLFCTRSEKPVTFIPQQGPSSKRKHVAVVEEEEKVTREGEQPDIAVASSPRVALARADTAAALHHYVSAIAAWYDLGDPARHFATVVPLLALEEPLLFCGVVAVAAMHLGKTTTTATTKTAGARAALAMAGVYHAECVARLIALGEGSALLENGVALATVCLLRSYEILDEEIDPNRHLQGAYSLASRRGLLNDAPNALFTAGFWNYLREDISFSLFQGCPLKMDLNGVVVPPGDAALPPGHLHAASLILGRVINAVFQRPVVGSEEWMELLRVTKAWYGSLSSAQKPFSRIEGAGGGGGGGELTKVWFLEDSHASAMHYFLTICCILTISASPEQLAHLPPAHDGAAAADDSAPSRDDLLDGYASEICAIAFTARIPSVLVNAFGPMSYSAKYIRNAAVRHGVLGNLTGCKRVIGWPAEKLMDDLKAAWWTAGGN, from the exons ATGCCGCGCGTGTACAACAAAGAAG GCGATGAAGTCCGCCCGGTCTGCGGCCtatgcagcagcaagggccTGTTCTGCACCCGCTCCGAGAAGCCCGTCACTTTCATCCCGCAGCAAGGCCCGTCATCCAAGCGCAagcacgtcgccgtcgtcgaggaggaggagaaagtgacgagggagggagagcaGCCCGACATCGCCGTCGCGTCGAGCCCCCGCGTCGCGCTGGCCCGGGCAGacaccgcggcggcgctgcaccacTACGTCTCTGCCATCGCGGCTTGGTATGACCTCGGCGACCCGGCGCGGCACTTTGCCACCGTCGTCCCGCTGCTCGCGCTTGAAGAGCCGCTCTTGTTCTGCGgggtggtggccgtcgcggcgatgCACctcggcaagacgacgacgacggcgacgacgaagacggcgggggcgagagcggcgttggccatggcgggggTGTATCACGCCGAGTGCGTGGCGAGGCTGATTGCCTTGGGCGAGGGGAGCGCGCTGCTGGAGAATGgggtggcgctggcgacggtcTGTCTGCTGCGGTCGTATGAGATTCTCGACG AGGAAATCGATCCGAACCGCCATCTGCAGGGCGCATACTCGCTGGCCTCGCGCCGGGGCTTGCTCAACGACGCTCCCAATGCCCTCTTCACGGCCGGGTTCTGGAACTACCTGCGCGAGGACATCTCGTTTAGTCTTTTCCAGGGCTGTCCGCTCAAGATGGACCTGaacggtgtcgtcgtcccgccCGGGGATGCTGCCCTCCCGCCAGGCCATCTCCACGCCGCGTCGCTTATCCTGGGGCGCGTCATCAACGCCGTGTTTCAGCGGCCGGTCGTCGGCAGCGAAGAGTGGATGGAGCTGTTGCGTGTCACCAAGGCTTGGTACGGGAGCCTGTCGTCGGCGCAGAAGCCGTTTTCTCGCATAGAaggagcgggaggaggaggaggaggaggagaattAACCAAGGTGTGGTTCCTGGAGGACTCACATG CATCCGCGATGCACTACTTTTTGACCATTTGCTGCATCCTCACGATATCCGCCTCGCcggagcagctcgcccaTCTGCCCCCCGCGCAcgacggagccgccgccgccgacgactcTGCGCCGAGCCGAGACGACTTGCTCGACGGCTACGCATCGGAAATATGCGCCATTGCGTTTACGGCGCGTATCCCGTCCGTTCTCGTCAATGCCTTTGGGCCCATGTCCTACA gCGCCAAATACATTCGGAACGCGGCTGTGCGACATGGAGTCCTCGGCAACTTGACGGGGTGCAAGAGGGTCATTGGATGGCCCGCGGAGAAGCTGATGGACGACTTGAAGGCGGCGTGGTGGACGGCGGGGGGCAATTGA